The Alloyangia pacifica DNA segment GACCATCGGCATCGGGCTTATCGTGAACGGCAACTCGGTCAACTCCACCGATCCGGCCGAGGTCGAGGCCGCGGCGGATTACATCATCGACCACATTGGCGGCGTCACCGCGTTCACTTACGACTCGGTGCCGCAGGTTATCTCGGGCGACGTGGCGGCGGCGCATTGGTACGTGGGCGCGAACCTTTACGTGTCCGAGAACCCCGACACCATCGGCTACATCATCCCCGAGGAAGGCGCGACCCTGTACCAGGAGGACATGTGCGTGCTGGCATCCGCGCCCAACAAGGAGGCCGCGAAGAGGTTCCTCGAATTCTACCTGCGCCCCGAGATAGCGGCACTGAACGTCGCGCAGCAGATGAACGGGACCCCCAACCTGCCCGCACGGGAGTTGATCCCCGAAGAGATCGCCGGGAACGAGACGATCTACCCGTCGCAGGATGTCATGGAAAAGCTGCAGATCTTCGAAGACCTGGGCCGCGACCTGCAGCTCTACAATTCCGAGTGGACCCGCATCAAGACCGCGCAATGACGCCCTTTGACACCCAACCGGCGGGGGGCTTCTCCGCCGGCACGCAGGACCGCACGCCCATGCCTTCTCCGCTTGAAATCATCGACGCCCGCAAGACTTTCCGCACCCCCGAGGGCGGCAGCATGACCGCGCTCGACCGCATCTCTCTGAGGCTCGCCAGCGCCGAGTTCGTCACCCTGCTCGGCCCTTCGGGCTGCGGCAAAACCACGCTTCTGCGCACCATC contains these protein-coding regions:
- a CDS encoding ABC transporter substrate-binding protein, encoding MKKMHLAATTALTLAPLAAAAETLSLYNWGDYINPAVLEAFTEETGIEVSLDSYGSNEEMLAKIQAGATGYDIVFPSVHMHDIMFQLGLLAQTDIGEAPGFENIDPQFVRAQTDPDAEYCLPYAWGNVGIVYNKELAGDIKSWEDFFALGAAGKKITLLDDLRETIGIGLIVNGNSVNSTDPAEVEAAADYIIDHIGGVTAFTYDSVPQVISGDVAAAHWYVGANLYVSENPDTIGYIIPEEGATLYQEDMCVLASAPNKEAAKRFLEFYLRPEIAALNVAQQMNGTPNLPARELIPEEIAGNETIYPSQDVMEKLQIFEDLGRDLQLYNSEWTRIKTAQ